A portion of the Bdellovibrio bacteriovorus genome contains these proteins:
- a CDS encoding SDR family NAD(P)-dependent oxidoreductase, protein MAKGRVVIVTGAGSGIGEATAKRFLKEGAKVAVCDKDFGKLKKAFADYPPDSILLAETDVSREGLVESFVKQVMQKFDHIDVLVNNAGIYYEGTISETPTEQWRKVMDTDVDGVFYMSRACLPYLKKSKGNIINISSLSGLGGDPEAAAYNAAKGAITNLTRAMAIDHGKEGVRVNAICPTFTKTDLTADMFKDKELVKDMVDRIPMGRYGMPEDIASAVYLLASEDAHFITGVNLPVDGGAHASNGQAL, encoded by the coding sequence ATGGCAAAAGGAAGAGTCGTTATTGTTACGGGAGCGGGTTCAGGGATAGGCGAAGCCACCGCTAAAAGATTTTTAAAAGAAGGCGCCAAAGTCGCGGTATGTGATAAAGACTTTGGTAAGCTTAAAAAAGCATTTGCTGATTATCCACCCGATAGCATCTTGCTTGCAGAAACGGATGTATCGCGTGAAGGTCTGGTGGAAAGTTTTGTAAAACAAGTCATGCAAAAATTTGATCACATTGATGTCTTGGTTAATAACGCAGGCATTTATTATGAAGGAACAATTTCTGAAACTCCGACCGAGCAGTGGCGTAAAGTCATGGATACAGATGTGGACGGAGTCTTTTACATGTCTCGCGCGTGTCTGCCGTATTTGAAGAAATCAAAAGGAAACATCATTAATATTTCTTCTTTGTCAGGCTTAGGCGGTGATCCTGAAGCGGCTGCTTATAACGCCGCCAAAGGAGCGATCACCAATTTAACCCGGGCGATGGCCATTGATCACGGTAAAGAGGGTGTTCGCGTGAATGCAATTTGCCCCACGTTTACGAAGACTGATTTAACGGCGGATATGTTTAAGGATAAAGAGCTGGTTAAAGATATGGTGGACCGTATTCCGATGGGGCGTTACGGAATGCCTGAGGATATTGCTAGTGCCGTTTATTTGTTGGCAAGTGAGGATGCCCATTTCATTACCGGTGTTAATTTGCCGGTGGATGGTGGGGCTCACGCTTCTAATGGCCAAGCGCTTTAA
- a CDS encoding LLM class flavin-dependent oxidoreductase, with the protein MKSLSDTSISVLDLVPYPQGKTISDAFRNTLELSQKAEALGYKRYWMAEHHNLEGIASAATSILIGYVAAHTKTIRVGSGGIMLPNHAPLVIAEQFGTLETLYPGRIDLGLGRAPGSDASTMRALRRDHGARGVDFGELIEELVGYFAPARPDQKVKAIPGNGLEIPIWILGSSLFSAQLAARLGRPYAFAGHFAPGAMEEAFELYRHQFLPSHYLNKPYTMAGISIVAADTNEHAEYLSTSLKQRFVSLIRGNLRQTPPPVKDMRPFWTVQEEATVQSMSRTMIVGDKETVRRKMQDFIDSTQVDELMITSDVYEHSERLHSFEIIADAKKSAL; encoded by the coding sequence ATGAAAAGTCTTAGCGATACTTCAATTTCCGTTCTTGATCTGGTTCCTTATCCGCAAGGAAAAACAATTTCCGATGCATTTAGAAACACCTTAGAACTTTCGCAGAAAGCAGAAGCGTTGGGATATAAAAGATATTGGATGGCGGAACACCATAATCTTGAAGGCATTGCCAGTGCGGCGACATCCATTTTGATCGGCTATGTGGCGGCTCACACGAAAACCATTCGCGTGGGTTCCGGTGGTATCATGCTTCCTAATCACGCGCCTTTAGTGATTGCTGAACAATTCGGAACCTTAGAAACACTCTATCCGGGCCGCATTGATTTAGGTTTGGGGCGTGCTCCTGGGAGTGATGCTTCGACCATGCGAGCTTTGCGCCGCGACCACGGGGCTCGAGGTGTAGATTTTGGTGAGTTGATTGAAGAGCTTGTGGGATATTTTGCTCCCGCGCGGCCCGATCAAAAAGTAAAAGCCATCCCCGGAAATGGTTTAGAAATTCCTATTTGGATTTTAGGTTCAAGTCTTTTCAGTGCTCAACTTGCGGCGCGCCTAGGAAGGCCCTATGCATTTGCTGGGCACTTTGCTCCGGGCGCGATGGAAGAAGCTTTTGAGCTTTATCGACATCAGTTTTTGCCGTCGCATTATTTGAACAAACCTTACACGATGGCCGGCATTTCAATTGTCGCCGCCGACACCAATGAACACGCGGAATACCTCTCTACAAGTTTGAAACAACGATTTGTAAGTCTGATCCGCGGAAACCTTCGACAAACACCACCACCGGTTAAAGACATGCGACCTTTTTGGACGGTTCAAGAAGAAGCCACAGTGCAGTCAATGTCTAGAACAATGATCGTCGGTGACAAAGAAACCGTTCGTCGCAAGATGCAGGACTTTATTGATAGCACGCAAGTAGATGAACTTATGATTACGTCGGACGTTTATGAGCACAGCGAACGCCTGCACTCATTTGAAATTATCGCCGACGCTAAGAAATCTGCGCTTTAA
- a CDS encoding TetR/AcrR family transcriptional regulator, producing MERLVKRDSEKTRAQILDVAFIEIYMNSFQAVSVDQIVAKTKMTKGAFFHHFPSKKELGYVLANEYLRDMMEERWIKPLRVYKDPVQGILHCFKKNIVEIPDEFMACGCPLNNLCQEMSTVDPKFREILSSVLGAWIEGTREHLERGKSEGYLKKNLNSQQMAQYIVMAQEGAYGMGKVFRDRKLLQSLHAALKEHLEPYRLGK from the coding sequence ATGGAAAGATTAGTAAAACGTGACTCGGAAAAGACTCGCGCCCAAATTTTGGACGTGGCTTTTATTGAGATCTATATGAACAGTTTTCAGGCCGTCAGTGTGGATCAAATTGTGGCAAAGACCAAAATGACCAAAGGCGCGTTTTTTCACCACTTCCCTTCGAAAAAAGAATTGGGCTATGTCTTAGCTAATGAATACTTGCGCGATATGATGGAAGAGCGTTGGATTAAGCCTTTACGGGTTTATAAGGATCCAGTCCAAGGGATTTTACATTGTTTTAAAAAGAACATTGTCGAAATCCCGGATGAGTTTATGGCCTGTGGATGCCCCTTAAATAATCTTTGCCAAGAAATGTCGACGGTGGATCCGAAATTCCGCGAAATTCTTAGCTCGGTGTTAGGTGCCTGGATCGAAGGCACTCGCGAGCATTTGGAACGCGGGAAATCAGAGGGCTATCTCAAAAAAAACCTAAATAGCCAGCAAATGGCTCAATATATTGTAATGGCGCAAGAAGGAGCTTATGGAATGGGAAAGGTCTTTAGAGATCGCAAGCTTTTACAATCCCTGCATGCGGCTTTAAAAGAACACCTAGAACCCTATCGCCTAGGTAAATAG
- a CDS encoding SRPBCC family protein: protein MEKTKDIAVNPELDLVLERILPVTRQQVFKAWTTPSSFKNWFCPRPWTVSEAIQELHPGGAFITTMQSPEGQSFPNDGCVLEVIENEKLVFTSTMTRGFRPIQSHLPFTAVIKLEDHPQGTKYTAIAIHQDAAGRKTHSEMGFEQGWGMVIDQMVEEIKKGTI, encoded by the coding sequence ATGGAAAAAACTAAAGACATTGCAGTGAATCCAGAGTTGGACCTAGTGTTAGAACGTATTTTACCTGTAACTCGACAACAGGTTTTTAAAGCTTGGACTACGCCTTCTAGCTTCAAAAATTGGTTCTGCCCTCGCCCGTGGACTGTCTCAGAAGCAATTCAAGAACTTCATCCCGGTGGAGCCTTCATCACGACCATGCAATCTCCTGAAGGGCAATCTTTCCCGAACGATGGGTGTGTTCTGGAAGTGATCGAAAATGAAAAACTTGTATTTACCTCCACCATGACTCGTGGCTTTCGCCCCATCCAATCTCACCTCCCGTTTACGGCTGTTATAAAACTTGAAGACCATCCCCAAGGAACCAAGTACACGGCCATTGCCATTCACCAAGATGCTGCCGGCAGAAAGACTCACTCCGAAATGGGTTTTGAACAAGGCTGGGGTATGGTCATCGATCAAATGGTTGAAGAAATTAAAAAAGGTACCATATAA
- a CDS encoding VOC family protein has product MNKLTICLGYDTQAEQAVNFYCSVFKDAKIQTKTIVGENEFGGPPGSVRTISFSAMGQDFIAVNGGSYFANLFNDGMSFMINCETQEEIDYYWDKLTADGGKEVQCGWLKDKFGMSWQVVPAMMAHLMADPDQKKSQRVMQEVLKMKKLDIATLKKAYQGN; this is encoded by the coding sequence ATGAATAAGCTAACAATCTGTCTTGGCTACGACACCCAAGCTGAACAGGCCGTTAATTTTTACTGTTCCGTTTTTAAAGATGCGAAGATTCAAACAAAAACCATCGTTGGCGAAAATGAATTCGGCGGCCCTCCCGGCTCGGTGCGCACGATTTCTTTTTCAGCCATGGGACAAGATTTTATCGCGGTGAACGGGGGATCCTATTTTGCCAATCTTTTTAATGACGGCATGTCGTTTATGATTAATTGCGAAACTCAAGAGGAGATCGACTATTACTGGGATAAACTGACCGCCGACGGTGGAAAAGAAGTTCAGTGCGGATGGCTTAAAGACAAATTCGGCATGTCATGGCAAGTAGTTCCTGCCATGATGGCTCATCTAATGGCAGATCCTGATCAAAAGAAATCACAGCGGGTGATGCAAGAGGTTTTAAAAATGAAAAAACTTGATATCGCAACCTTAAAGAAAGCTTACCAAGGAAATTAG
- a CDS encoding SRPBCC family protein, producing the protein MAQTVCMPDLSDRPLACFREKVFKFNRSILYHAWTSGLDTWFAAKGSVLMNVEVNAPFFFETAFKPEGADKESRHPHYGRFLKLVENQLIELTWVTGAGGTEGAETVVRIEMHDVENEVLLRVTHAGFRDEKSKDIHQYAWGFVLDKLAEDLEKKYSKLN; encoded by the coding sequence ATGGCGCAGACAGTATGCATGCCCGATTTAAGTGATCGGCCTTTAGCGTGTTTCCGTGAAAAGGTGTTTAAATTCAATCGCTCCATCTTGTATCATGCTTGGACTAGTGGTTTAGATACTTGGTTTGCGGCCAAAGGTTCTGTACTAATGAACGTAGAAGTAAACGCACCCTTCTTTTTTGAAACCGCATTTAAGCCCGAAGGGGCGGATAAAGAATCTCGTCATCCCCATTACGGGCGATTTCTTAAATTAGTCGAAAATCAGCTCATCGAACTAACTTGGGTGACCGGGGCGGGCGGAACTGAAGGGGCTGAGACCGTGGTGCGCATAGAAATGCATGACGTCGAAAATGAAGTTTTATTGCGCGTGACCCATGCTGGCTTTAGAGATGAAAAATCTAAGGACATTCATCAATATGCTTGGGGTTTTGTTTTAGATAAATTGGCCGAAGATCTGGAAAAGAAATATTCCAAGTTAAACTAG
- a CDS encoding pirin family protein — MIQVRRANDRGNAQHGWLNSKHTFSFGEYYDRDFMGFSVLRVINEDRIQGGTGFDTHGHRDMEIISYVIEGALEHKDSMGSDVVIKPGEVQRMSAGTGVRHSEYNHLQDQATHFLQIWILPEVLGVKPSYDQKAFFQNDFSCSDMVLVGSRNGRNGSVSINQDVDMYAVKATDDGEKLLKTYLHRHIWIQVVKGDVKVENETLNSGDGAGITGVESLRITWTKGSEFLVFDLP; from the coding sequence ATGATTCAAGTACGCAGAGCAAACGACAGAGGAAACGCCCAACACGGCTGGCTGAATTCTAAGCACACTTTTTCATTCGGCGAATACTATGATCGCGACTTCATGGGCTTTAGCGTATTGCGGGTGATTAACGAAGATCGCATTCAAGGCGGAACTGGTTTTGATACTCACGGCCATCGCGATATGGAAATCATCTCTTACGTGATTGAGGGAGCCCTTGAACACAAAGACTCTATGGGCAGCGATGTGGTCATTAAGCCTGGCGAAGTGCAACGCATGAGTGCCGGCACTGGCGTACGACATTCCGAGTACAATCACTTGCAAGATCAAGCGACACATTTTTTACAAATTTGGATCTTACCGGAAGTACTTGGGGTAAAACCAAGTTATGATCAAAAGGCCTTTTTTCAAAACGACTTTTCTTGCAGTGACATGGTTTTAGTAGGCTCGCGTAATGGTCGCAACGGATCTGTTTCCATCAACCAAGATGTCGACATGTATGCCGTAAAAGCCACCGACGACGGGGAAAAACTTTTAAAAACCTACCTTCACCGTCACATCTGGATCCAAGTGGTCAAGGGTGATGTGAAAGTAGAAAACGAGACATTGAATTCAGGCGATGGCGCTGGAATTACCGGAGTTGAAAGCCTTCGCATCACATGGACCAAAGGTTCCGAATTCTTAGTCTTTGATTTACCTTAG
- a CDS encoding OsmC family protein: MVTGVRKEGLTAEIAVRDHRLISGVVEKLGGHDEGLNPHELLEAALVGCTIITAQMYANRKGMKLESTDVTVKVVSESKESSVISREVSFRGDLTDEDRARLAEIVNKCPIHNLLESQIKIDTVVK; this comes from the coding sequence ATGGTTACCGGAGTTAGAAAAGAAGGACTTACAGCAGAAATAGCCGTGCGCGATCATCGCCTTATTTCCGGCGTGGTGGAAAAACTGGGCGGCCACGATGAGGGCTTAAATCCCCATGAGCTTTTAGAAGCGGCGTTGGTGGGATGCACGATCATCACGGCCCAAATGTACGCCAATCGCAAAGGCATGAAATTAGAATCCACAGACGTCACCGTAAAGGTGGTTTCTGAAAGTAAAGAGTCTTCGGTCATTAGCCGTGAGGTTTCGTTTCGCGGTGATCTTACCGATGAAGATCGGGCTCGTTTAGCGGAGATTGTGAATAAATGCCCTATTCACAACCTGCTAGAAAGCCAAATTAAAATCGACACAGTTGTAAAGTAA